GCAGATCAATTTGGACTGAGAtttggggcaggacatagctcagtggtacagcgcttgcctgatatgtgattgatctaggatcgacttacatcagtgggcccattgggccatttctcattctagccagtgatccacaattggtgtaacaaaggcggtggtatgtactatcctgtctgtgtgatggtgcatataaacgatcccttgctgctaacagaaaagagtagcccatgaagtggcgtcagCAGGGTtcctctcaatctgtgtggtcgttaaccgtatgtccgacaccatataactgtaaataaaatgtgttaagtgtgtaaataaaatgtgttaagtgtgtcaataaaatgtgttaagtgtgtcaataaaatgtgttaagtgtgtaaataaaatgtgttaagtgtgtaaataaaatgtgttaagtgtgtaaataaaatgtgttaagtgtgtaaataaaacatttccttccttatgaGATTTGTCCATTTTTGACAAGGAATTTATTAAatggccataactgtcaaaatggaATTTATCATGGTTTGAtcgagttatggcccttgaacttaggggCCCAGACGTATTTGCTTTAACAGtattcagaatgcttgtttatggTGATATTTATTGCAGAGGTCCAAtagatcaattttttttttaaaaacactaccATAGACGTTTACCTTGATGAACTAAGCTATTTAGCAGGGGCATAGCCAGAAAAAGTTTAGCATTACGCACACTGCTTTATTAGGGAAATTTAATCAGATGCAAATCTAGAGGGGGCAGGGGAtcggcccccctaaattttgcgatagttataattttaatatatattaattttcattttttacgatccccctccaaagtTCCCTCaacattccacctcatgtcactggggcacccccataaatggatttttggatccgccactgttaattactgaaaaagggaagaggatattttatagaacaattacagacagcctcgacctattcccggattgtTTTGCATTATGCATGTGCGTACTGTGTGTAATGGGTACTACACCTTTGTTTAGCTCCTAACGTGGTCATTTTGATGCTTGGTGTAGATGGAGAGTACCCCATTACCACCACAAAGGTTACTACCGATTATtgagcagaaagggatcttttacacaCCACCCAACCTCAACTCtcaagacatttttattaaagttgCCAGCTACTGGATGGTACCAGTAACATATTAATTCATCTTTCAGTTAGGACTGGCAAAGGTATAATCTAGATGTGGataggtgaatgaatgaatgaatgttaacgacaccccagcacaaaaatgcacatcggctattgggtgtcacaaatggtaagtatataatGAGTCGGTGTCTTCTACTTATGTAGAATATCAATCTAAGACTACTGCTGTAACATTAAAGCTAAGGGCTCTTCCAAAACAGAATGTAAGGAGGAGGCATcttaattaatatgttatgccttgaaattttatattatgtGTGATAGGTACTATaatccttcccacagggaaggaaggaaatgtttatttaatgacgcactcaacacattttatttacagttatatggcatcagacatatggttaaggacaacacggatattgagggaggaaacccattgtcaccactacatgagctactcttttcgattagcagcaagggatcttttatatgcaccatcccagacaggataccttttttcatactatggaatttatttctaagccaatttttttcaaaattgcacacagaaataatgttttttttgttatttccaaaatacttttacttttcttcttacatcaaaccaaactgaaattatttatagaaaaaacccaatttttGTCACAGGATGGGATGGACTTCAGCCTAgtatacaaaacaataactTCTTGCTCCCTCCCCTACCATGTTTAATTTTAGAactaattaacaacaacaaacattgcTATCTTTTTTCCATCtagatttaatgaaaatgtctAGATTCCAATGCATAAAAATAttgcaaatataaaataaatttaaaaaatcacagtCTGCttgctttgttttaaaaaaaaaaacaaaaaaaaaaaatccatcatCTTCTTTCGAAGTGGCTAGTAGCTGCCCTCCAAAACGATGCCACGGAGGCAGCTGCCGATGTGATCAAGCCCTCAGAGTTGGAATGCGTTGTGGTGGTGTTGACGAACCCGGAGTGAGCGACGGTGTAGACGGTGGACATGGGGTAGTCACTGGCCACCCGCTCCCAGTCTAGGTCCAGTTCGTCCTCGGTGATCATGTGTTCATCGTCGCTCTCCGACGACAAGCTGCCATCCGTGATGGACTGAATGAGAGTCTCGTTAACTTCAAACGCGTGTAGTCTTAAGACAAAAAGattaagaaattattgaaaagaATTGggcattaaacaaaaaagtaactTATTTGAGGTTCAGGATAAGGATATATAGAATAAGGATATACAATGTCTATGTCCAGAATAAGAAATATAGTACCTTAGGTTAGGATAAGGATATACAATACTTTTGTCCAGAATAAGAAATATAGTGCCTTAGGTCTGAATAAGGATATATAATGCCTTGGCCCAGGTTAAGAAATGTAGGGTCTTACGTCTGGATAAAGATATATAATGCCTTAGATCAGAACAAGAAATACAGTGCCTTAGGTCTGGATAAGGATAAGAAATATAGTACCTTAGGTCAGGATAAGTATATACAATGCCTTGAACCAGGATCAGAAATACAGTGCCTTAGGTCAGGATAAGGATATACAATGCCTTGTTCTAGGATACTAAATGTACTGCCTTAGGTCAGGATAAGGATATACAATGCCTTGGTCCAGGATAAGAAATGTACTGCTTTAAGTCAGGACATGGATATATAATGCCCTGGTCATGGACAAGAAATATAGTGCCTTCGGTCATGATAAGGATATATAATGCCTTGGTCAAGGATAAGAAATATAGTGCCTTATGTCATGGTAAGGATATACAATGCCTTAGTCTAAAATAAGAAATGTAGTGCCTTAGGTGAGGATAAGGACATACAAAATGTtccaaaataaacaatatagtGACTTAGGTCAGGACTAAACTTAAAGTTTTTAAAGCAGGACCTTTGGAATAACAGATCTTCAGAGCATATACATTCTATGTATCACTGATATCATGAGACAATAGGGGACATGGGGGGTATCAACAAACAAACTCTGTCATAAacttttatgtttagtttttacAAACAACGACACAcaatacaataacaatgaaGGAAAATACCAATAAAATTATGCCAAACGTCTATGAATTTTTTTCccatgactgactgactgacctgCCTAATTCGGATGATCTGAGCAGCACCATTATGTTGTGCAGAGAATGACGTGGAACGAGGTGTCGTGGACTGACATTCTGTGAGAAACACAGGTGAAGTATATTATGGTTCAAGCGAGAGACGGCACTCGACAGCTGCTTCTCTGTCAGGTCGTCCAGGCAGAATTCGCTGCAAGACCCAaacagtgtaaaatataaacaaacacgAGTCCCACATAAATATCtggatattaatttttacaattcaTAAAGCAATGGTACCAAAGTGCAATATGTTACACAGAGCAATTCAATCTATAGAAAAAAGTAGTTTCttttgttgaatgacaccactagagaatactgactaattaatcatcagctattggatgtcaaacatttgttaattctgagtCTTCTGacgtgttttcattagtagtaggggcatcttttatatgcaccaacccacaaacaggacaccacataccacatgacttgatataccagtcatggtgccctagtcggaatggggggggggggaatccaaTCAGAGATTGTGTCCACTGAAGGAGTTCGATTAAAGTAACTTAGGTTAATGTTCTACAGACGGAGTTGAATCTTACCTCTCCTAAAGTAATTTTACCAGTGGTGCCATAGAGCTATACACCTAACGGCTGTATGTATTCGACTTGCAGAAACTCATGAAATGCTTTGACATTTGCTATCATCCCACAAGTAAGATCACATCCTAGAAAATGTTACAACAGTTTTTAGGCGATACCATGAAAGGAAACATGTGAAACATTATTTTGGAGTCTAGAAAGtgtgagaagaaacctgctgctgccacttaggctactcctactgaaTTGCTGCAAGGTATCTTTTCAGAtgcacatacaatggccttaAATGTACCAGTGGTATAGTACTTCCACAAGACAATATAGTGACCCCTATCATTAAGCAAGAAGTgtgtaattacaaattaatctattgatttaaattaaattacatgtgcaaaaacAGGCATGTAGAAACGActtccagggggggggggggggggggagcactgACCAATTGGgtactctatatcagatttcggttacaatggtaaatattaatatgtaaaaaaaaatgcctcacaagtgggggggggggggggggcacatgcccccctgcCCCTccagttcctatgggcctgaaaACTCCCCAAATGATCTCACTTGCTTCTTCAATATTAAAAGCTGAAGTGACCCCattggtgggaccattgggctatttcttgttccagccagtgctccacaactagtgtaacaaaggccgtggtatgtactatcctgtctctgggatggtgcatataaaagatcctttgctgctaatcgaaaaagagtagctcatgaagtggcgacagcgggtttcctctctcaatatctgtgtggtccttaaccatatatccgacgccatataaccgtaaataaaatgtgttcaagtgcatcgttaaataaaacatttccttccttctgaagTGACCATGATCTGCAGCAGCAGAGTGTTACTAACCTGTAACAGAGTTTCCTGGGTAGACTGACGTCCAGTATGTAGATGAGCACCGACACGAGTTGAGCCGTGTAGCAGAGCGCGGCGCTGATCGTGTGTCCAGCGTTACGCTGACCGGACTCGTGCTCCGGTGCGGAACCATTCTCACGGTTTTCAGCCGCTGAAGTAAACAATCATTGCATTATGTCAATAGCAGAAATGGAAGCTCATTAACaggaaaaatgtaatggtttCACAACTAGATATGTACTTAAATaccaaaaacaatgtttaattataaaataattaaatttacattacattcattacaacatacatttaacgtcatcccattggtccagacatagcaacgggagtttgttcatttcttgatgAACATGAAAATtatgtcgtcagggaacgtcgtATCTGATGACAtaattttatatgggcaagttgtcttattaaGCGTTATTGGTTAtggattaaaaatattcaaaataaagtatcaagttttagtgttattattagcaagtatgattcaaatttaattctaagtattgtctgttatttcaattatgttcatctgggtatgaacaaaaaaaatcatccgcaaacttatgtgagaatggcttcgccgattcacagtttgcagatgattttttttttcataccccgatgaaagtaaaagaaatagcagacaatccttaaataaattaaaaaatacaacttCACCAAGTGTCACTCCAATCTCACATGACCAACTCATAACTGCACGAATGATTTGTGTTTGTCCACCATTTTTCCCACAAGTTGTGAAGATTGAGACAGAAAAATCATGGGTTATTTCGCCAAACGAATGCTCTTCATAACTTGTGAATTGAGATATTCACGACTtctaataaaagtttgtttgttttgtttaatgacaccactagagcacattgattaattaatcaccggctattggatgtcaaatatttggtaattctgatacgtagtcatcagaggaaacccgctgcgtTTTCCTTAatacaacaagggatcttttatatgcacttttctgcagacaggaaagcacacaccacagcctttgaccagttgtggtaaactggttggaatgagaaaaaactttaatggatctaccgaggtggttcgatcctgcgacacaactGAGCTCTCAAAACCGAATGAGCTAAACTTTTAATGAATGCAGCATAACTCTATTAGAATCTTGATTttagactttaaacttttataagcatggggccaATTGGTGAATACTGAACAGAAGATGATGACATATGATATCCTGTTTCTTACCCCAGATGTTGTACGCGGTATAGTCGCCGTTGCCCGGCAGCGTTGCATGCTCCACGATGCGGTGACCAGTGTCCCCCACCATGTCGGTGTAGACCCAGTGGCCGTGCACGAACGTGGTGTGGCACGCCTCCTGCAGGGCGCTCTCCGTACTCAGGTTGATGCTCTCAGTCTCACTACAgaaacacaaagaaagaaatggtttatttaacaacacacttaaaacattttatttagttatacggcgttgaacatatggttaaggaccacacagatattgagagaggaaacccgatttcgccacttcatgagctactcttttcaaatagcagcaagggatcttttatatgcaccatccacagacaggctagtacatactacggcctttgagataccagtcgtggtgcactggctggaacgagaaacagcccaatgggtccactgactgggatcaatcccagaccaaccgcgcattgagcgagtgttctaccactgggttacgtctcgccccacacTACAGCAACAGATGCAGAGTTAAACACACAGTATGATTAGAGAAAACAGTCATTTATGATTTTACAAAACCACTGATGGGGAAACAATTACAGTAACAGTCGAAGTGTTAAGCATACAGTACACGACACATATAGCGCAAACAGTCATTTGTAATTTTACCCGGTACTAAAAAACCTGGTGATGAAACAATTACAGTAACAGTTTCAGTGTTAAACACACAGTACATTATACATTGAGAGAAAACAgacatttaggagataaccacatggagtttttagatttgcgggtatTATTGTCTAtctgatcccgcaaatgtcagtTTTGACCGAAGGCATTAGCCTGAggtaaaaaatgaaacatttgtgggcatcaaataaacaacaacacctgcaaatctaaaaactacatatacatgtagttatgtccattgtaaactgaatcgttttacTAGGGAACTaattgtatatttggtatttctagaaaaaaatacctggctacaatctaactgtagacccttgaatcatcAACTTTGCCTGTTCCAATtcctaatgacgtcattagcttttcAGATGTTATTTTCCTTTGATCacagaaaaagaatgtaattaacaaatcacaatacagaacacactcgtagtcagtttacaattataatTGGGGAAACAGTTACAGTAACAGTCTCAGTGTAAAACACAGTacgcagggccgtagctagcatgcGGGCAAGGGGGTCAGTTGTCCCctcccaaaaaaataaaatccggaaagcattatagaacgttaaagaaaaggagttttagactattaactactcagttgcctcccccccccccccccccaaacaaaaaatcctagctacggccctggtacgTGATACATACAGAGAAAGCAGTCATTTATGATTCTACTAAAAAACTGATAGAAAACAATTACAGCAACAGTCACAGTGTTCcataccaggcccaacaaatggagaaaacttgagtgttttctcttttatagatacattacctgtcctcaaacaagtgcacctcccccccacgcaagtggtctggtccgaacatcccaacagccaatgggatggcctaaattcttctactgcatactgctctctagttccggtcacatgactgtaacttccttctttttccctgagcgcatcgcacggagaacaggaagcggggaggcccgggcgggatgaatcttgaggacaggtaatgtatctataaaagagaaaacactcaagttttctccatttctatagacattacctgtcctcaaacaagtgcagcattcaacagatggtggtgggtgccgagatccgtagatgcttgtgataactccccaaccggaaagaggctgactagtggaagaataaggccaaccttggtaagccctcatcctagggatgcccgtcacagaccaatgcaggtgatgttagtaacaacaaccagaatggtggcatccgtcagcagtggcaggtacggctcctagaacacatggaccaggaggcggaagccacatctcatgctggttctgacagggtgggaagacgtagccaccagggatgcaggtgttaggtaaccctcacgtattgaagtgttatagtttttcaataacaagcgacaaacctaatgaggtgcatccgtcagaacattgaacaaaacaagacccccgagtgttttctgtctagtacaccaaagatctgttagttcaataacgacaaccaataaccacatgcagtgcagggtaaaggttatcgagacaaaagttccggcaccagtacgtgaactgtgcaaaagaacaaaagtctaagcaatcctcatctgtctattcgatggacatctcggtatgcagcccagaatcagacagacatcaacggcgacgaggacggcttgtattcaacagagtctgtgcagcaacaaaccggacccagatgatggaacccctcaacgtcttctgtggtgacatccctcagataatagttggcgaagatggagtccgtagcccagaaccaaccagtgataatgtgctgaatgggggtgtgttgcagtgcagggacatcgtggcagccaaggcacggagttcatgcggattagaagcagacggagcaggtaaaccctccttctgataggcggtcaggatagaagaccggatccaggtggccaccgtgttcttggtaaggtccctcaaccgactctggttacaggaaaggaaaagtcttttgcgatgttgtcgaaaagatctggtcctctcgatgtactggtgcagggctctgacagggcacaacgccaagtcctcaacgtccgccggaccaacgatagaggagagggcctgcacaacatacgaacgaggcgcttggtctggtaactgattctttgcaacaaagttcatgagtaaccccaagttgactgcacgccgatcttggtgaaaacgtaccaagtctacatcaagagcatggagttctgagacacgggcagccgtggcaaaaccgagtaaaaaacaccgtcttccgcatcaagtcttgcagggaagaggattcgatcggctcataaggtgcggtcgataacgctcgtaacaccagattcaggtcccatcttggtggccgaaaccgggtgtacttgatcatcaaggcgaaaccctttgatcatcttatggatctcaggaatacccgataacttcgttccagtagcgacatcacgaacagtagcgatgaccgaaacgtacccagcgatggtagacccctttaATCGTAAAGTGGTCTGCAGATACAgccaaaaaaacccagcaagacgaagtatctggatcgtctgaggtttgaggTTTTGCCGGAAACACCCTCGGTGAAAGCAAAACGCCATCTGACGttagtagtagatgatctgtgcgctttcaaaatggccgccgtagactgtgaagaaaaacctttctttctcaaactcttggcgataaagtccacgcgtgcagttggaacaactgcggacgtggatggtatatagtcttgacgtgggatgcagcaacagatgatcccagtctggcagcggtaaaggatgtggatcggcaagacgtattagatctggataccacatcctggatggccacattggagcaatgagtaacaggcgacaatggtacagctgaaacctctgaagcacccttggaaggaggattcgtggaggaaaagcgtacgcgtccatctgttcccagctgatggccaaggcgtcgagatccagagcttcgggatccaGCACCGGAGACACataaaccctcagctgatggttgaatcgtgtggcgaagagatcgatgtttggtgtccaaagtctgtcgcacacccatcgaaacgcttcgggatggagcatccattccgtcggctgtggagacgacggccgagacagtgtgtcgactagtacattggaaacccctggaatatggcgagcccgaagttgcaaaacggaatctcgtcaaccagcttgtagagac
This DNA window, taken from Gigantopelta aegis isolate Gae_Host chromosome 4, Gae_host_genome, whole genome shotgun sequence, encodes the following:
- the LOC121370262 gene encoding beclin 1-associated autophagy-related key regulator-like, translated to MAASSCESSLAPIDFQIDSSCESSEEIRVAVERCPLCMSTKRPFYCTVCVNDGVFEHSTSQFPERFTQKKEKWDLQEKEKFKLQERIEKSVRAQHNKAKKQAEIDECRRKVDMLKCYISTLKTHAQQDKKRIEKAKNENALKRRNTARHGDKMAKIKMFIDSITSIAVKRDSDRTAVQNSLAEKRRFLVDVLVQFIFPIEEIQPRSETESINLSTESALQEACHTTFVHGHWVYTDMVGDTGHRIVEHATLPGNGDYTAYNIWAAENRENGSAPEHESGQRNAGHTISAALCYTAQLVSVLIYILDVSLPRKLCYSEFCLDDLTEKQLSSAVSRLNHNILHLCFSQNVSPRHLVPRHSLHNIMVLLRSSELGRLHAFEVNETLIQSITDGSLSSESDDEHMITEDELDLDWERVASDYPMSTVYTVAHSGFVNTTTTHSNSEGLITSAAASVASFWRAATSHFERR